A genome region from Nicotiana tabacum cultivar K326 chromosome 13, ASM71507v2, whole genome shotgun sequence includes the following:
- the LOC142167970 gene encoding uncharacterized protein LOC142167970: MEKMWEAQPFLTQGMVNCLAWNVRGLNAPNKQREVKLLCYKERTGLIGLLETKLKHDKVQKIIEKQFSGWRYTTNLNYHYNDRIVVVWRPHFYRVTPLSMNAQVLSFEVYYIPLQVTFGVSFVYAFNTKEERRGLWEYLEEHVARCKRPWLVIGDFNSVLNMEDRIGGNPVSWAEVVEFNKCIEACGLIELPNQGCRYSWNDRHSDQRIYSKIDWALVNNDWLDSMPDCKAMFLPQGISDHCPVKVVLNNERHRGRKPFKFCNVWTQHPQFLEQVERGWNIEIEGCKILRVVRKLKLLKKTLRGLNKNFFKNIEDEVKEDRETLLQVQKQLQLRPTYPNLQQEEHQKYQKFRHSSYLAEVYLQQKSKATWIKLGDDNTRYFYSVIKHKRLQQTITQLKDDQDIWQSDPDSIAQLFVKYYEEMLGGKSKKQNQSS; this comes from the coding sequence ATGGAGAAAATGTGGGAGGCTCAACCATTCCTCACTCAGggaatggttaattgcctagcaTGGAATGTTAGGGGCTTAAATGCCCCTAACAAGCAGAGGGAAGTGAAACTCCTCTGCTATAAAGAAAGAACAGGGCTAATAGGTCTGctagaaacaaaactgaaacatGATAAGGTtcaaaaaataattgaaaaacaGTTTAGCGGTTGGAGGTATACCACAAATCTGAACTATCATTACAATGATAGGATTGTAGTGGTATGGAGACCTCACTTCTATAGAGTTACACCTTTAAGTATGAATGCACAGGTTCTGTCCTTTGAGGTGTATTATATTCCCCTACAAGTTACATTTGGAGTATCCTTTGTGTATGCATTTAACACTAAGGAGGAAAGGAGAGGTCTGTGGGAGTATCTAGAAGAACATGTAGCTAGATGCAAAAGGCCATGGTTGGTTATAGGTGATTTCAATTCTGTTTTAAACATGGAGGATAGAATAGGAGGTAATCCTGTCTCATGGGCTGAAGTTGTGGAGTTTAATAAGTGTATAGAAGCTTGTGGATTGATTGAACTACCTAATCAAGGGTGCAGATATTCATGGAATGATAGACATAGTGATCAAAGAATTTATTCTAAGATAGATTGGGCACTAGTCAATAATGATTGGCTTGATTCAATGCCTGATTGTAAAGCAATGTTTCTCCCTCAAGGAATAAGTGACCACTGTCCAGTGAAGGTTGTGCTAAACAATGAAAGACATAGAGGCAGGAAACCTTTTAAGTTCTGCAATGTATGGACTCAACATCCACAATTCTTGGAGCAGGTTGAGAGAGGTTGGAATATAGAGATTGAAGGCTGTAAAATATTAAGGGTGGTTAGGAAACTGAAGCTATTAAAGAAAACTTTGAGAGGCTTAAAcaaaaatttcttcaagaacaTTGAGGATGAAGTGAAAGAGGATAGGGAAACTTTATTGCAAGTTCAGAAGCAGTTACAACTACGACCAACATATCCAAACTTGCAACAAGAAGAACATCAGAAATACCAAAAGTTCAGACATTCATCTTACTTAGCTGAGGTCTACTTGCAACAAAAAAGTAAGGCTACATGGATAAAGTTAGGAGATGACAACACTAGATACTTCTATTCAGTCATCAAACATAAGAGGCTCCAACAGACAATTACTCAATTGAAGGATGATCAGGATATCTGGCAGTCAGATCCAGATAGTATAGCTCAACTATTTGTCAAATACTATGAAGAAATGCTGGGGGGGAAAAGCAAGAAGCAGAACCAAAGCAGCTGA
- the LOC142167969 gene encoding uncharacterized protein LOC142167969, which translates to MKPFERKEVKAAIFQIDSNKSQGPDGYGSGFFKSAWPREEIIDAVLEFFKNGKLLGQLNETNIALIPKLSNQESMLHNVLICHDVLRYYNRKTSPMSLMKIDLKKVYDMFSISVNGESHGFFEGKEVLDKHLKLTHLIFVDDLMVFCKGETCSVNRVLEALAHFSSVSGLVANMDKSSLFMADVHDHMKEVLLRNTGFSLGTFPISFWGPVFVLPQSIMNEVDKKCRKYMWGGSKDKKKISLWQLVMRKESLWVKWIHDVYMKTDVNIWTHRVPQDCSWYWRKLNSLKEEMRNWYQRDTYKLGVNGDYSITKSYLAIKGSHRRWATTDLHWNAIAQPKHMIIMWLTTQGRLLTKARLSSLHILVEDDKCVLCTDQAGKQTNTCL; encoded by the exons ATGAAACCTTTTGAAAGGAAGGAGGTGAAAGCTGCTATATTCCAAATTGACAGTAATAAGAGCCAAGGGCCTGATGGTTATGGTAGTGGATTCTTTAAGTCAGCCTGGCCTAGGGAAGAGATTATAGATGCAGTTCTGGAGTTCTTCAAAAATGGAAAGTTGTTGGGACAGCTGAATGAAACTAATATTGCTTTGATTCCTAAACTAAGCAATCAAGA ATCAATGCTCCACAATGTGCTTATATGCCATGACGTATTGCGGTACTATAACAGGAAGACTTCCCCTATGTCTCTAATGAAGATAGACCTGAAGAAAGTTTATGACATG TTCTCAATCAGTGTAAATGGTGAAAGTCATGGTTTCTTTGAGGGGAAAGAGGTCTTAGACAAG CACTTGAAGTTGACACATTTAATTTTTGTTGATGACCTCATGGTGTTCTGCAAAGGTGAAACATGTTCAGTAAATAGAGTCCTAGAGGCTTTAGCACATTTTAGTAGTGTATCAGGTTTGGTGGCTAATATGGACAAATCTAGCTTGTTTATGGCAGACGTTCATGATCATatgaaagaggttctcctaagaaATACTGGTTTCTCCCTAGGGACTTTTCCTATAAG CTTTTGGGGACCAGTCTTTGTTTTACCTCAGAGCATAATGAATGAGGTTGACAAGAAGTGTAGAAAGTACATGTGGGGTGGCTCAAAGGATAAGAAGAAGATTTCACTT TGGCAGCTCGTTATGCGAAAGGAGTCCTTATGGGTTAAATGGATCCATGATGTTTATATGAAGACTGATGTTAATATTTGGACTCATCGGGTTCCACAAGATTGTAGTTGGTATTGGAGAAAACTAAATTCCCTCAAGGAAGAGATGAGGAACTGGTACCAGAGAGACACATACAAGCTGGGTGTAAATGGAGATTACTCAATCACAAAAAGTTACTTGGCCATTAAAGGTTCCCACAGAAGATGGGCAACAACTGATCTTCACTGGAATGCAATAGCTCAGCCAAAGCACATGATCATCATGTGGTTAACAACTCAAGGAAGACTGCTCACAAAGGCTAGATTGAGTTCTTTGCATATTCTGGTGGAGGATGATAAATGTGTGTTATGTACTGATCAGGCAGGGAAACAAACCAACACTTGTTTGTAG